The following coding sequences lie in one Polyodon spathula isolate WHYD16114869_AA chromosome 15, ASM1765450v1, whole genome shotgun sequence genomic window:
- the LOC121327831 gene encoding G-protein coupled receptor 161-like, which translates to MNGSGNGTALGNVPSAEDGSAIVVETILILVIAVLVCLGNLVIVVTLYKKPYLLTPSNKFVFSLTLSNLLLSVLVLPFVIASSIRREWIFGVVWCNFTALLYLLVSSASMLTLGAIAIDRYYAVLYPMVYPMKITGNRAVASILYVWLHSLIGCLPPLFGWSTFEFDPFKRTCTAAWHREVGYTAFWITWCGLLPFMAMLVCYGFIFRVARIKARKIHCGTVVITQEESLQKNDRKNSSTSTSSNGSRKSIVYSANQCKSFFTILVVIGAFAVTWGPYMAVISTEALWGKGSVYPSLETLVTWLSFTSAVCHPLIYGLWNKTVRKELLGMCFGDRYYRESFVTRHRTSRLFSISNRITDLGLSPHLTAMLAGGGQLTGHSSSTVDSGTDVMLLDDFTSDCTHHSHNSGWSHKRRSSVTFEDQVEQHSKENSNSSRLQVTAEIHKSLDSYASCLAKAIETDAKLFLFGDEKSSLFSVRPVPASLGNTQRGPRYLNGQRLRLESIDEGIVHDGNEEEEDLEEICA; encoded by the exons ATGAACGGCAGTGGAAATGGAACGGCCCTGGGAAATGTCCCCTCTGCGGAGGATGGCAGCGCCATCGTGGTCGAGACGATCCTCATCCTAGTCATTGCTGTCCTTGTTTGCCTTGGCAACCTGGTGATCGTGGTGACGCTGTACAAGAAGCCCTACCTGCTCACACCTAGCAACAAGTTTGTCTTCAGCCTCACACTCTCCAACCTGCTCCTCTCAGTGCTGGTTCTGCCCTTTGTCATTGCCAGCTCCATACGCCGTGAATGGATCTTCGGCGTGGTGTGGTGCAACTTCACTGCCCTGCTTTACCTGCTTGTCAGCTCAGCCAGCATGCTCACTTTGGGAGCCATTGCAATTGACAG ATACTATGCTGTGCTCTACCCTATGGTCTACCCCATGAAGATCACTGGAAACCGAGCTGTGGCATCTATCCTCTACGTGTGGCTGCATTCTCTCATTGGCTGCCTGCCCCCGCTGTTCGGCTGGTCCACCTTCGAGTTCGATCCATTCAAGAGGACCTGCACAGCCGCCTGGCATCGGGAAGTGGGCTACACGGCCTTCTGGATCACCTGGTGTGGCCTGCTGCCTTTTATGGCCATGCTGGTATGCTACGGCTTCATCTTCCGGGTGGCGCGGATCAAAGCCCGCAAGATCCATTGCGGGACGGTGGTGATCACCCAAGAGGAGTCATTGCAGAAGAACGACCGCAAGAACTCCAGCACATCTACCTCTTCCAACGGAAGCCGGAAAAGTATTGTCTACTCAGCCAACCAGTGCAAGTCCTTCTTCACCATCCTGGTGGTGATAGGCGCCTTCGCAGTGACCTGGGGACCTTACATGGCCGTGATCAGCACTGAAGCCCTGTGGGGGAAGGGCAGTGTTTACCCCAGCTTGGAGACTTTGGTGACCTGGCTCTCATTCACCAGCGCAGTGTGCCACCCCCTCATCTATGGACTCTGGAACAAGACTGTACGCAAGGAGCTGCTGGGGATGTGCTTCGGGGACCGCTATTACAGGGAGTCTTTCGTTACTCGCCACAGGACCTCCCGGCTATTCAGCATCTCCAATCGAATCACAG ACTTGGGCTTGTCGCCACACTTGACAGCAATGCTGGCAGGAGGAGGACAGCTCACAggacacagcagcagcactgtggaCTCAG GCACAGATGTCATGTTGCTGGATGACTTCACTTCAGACTGTACACACCATTCTCATAACAGTGGCTGGTCACACAAGAGGCGGAGTTCTGTCACGTTTGAGGACCAGGTGGAACAACATTCCAAAG AAAACTCAAATTCTTCCAGACTTCAAGTAACAGCAGAGATCCATAAATCACTGGACAGCTATGCCTCTTGTCTGGCTAAAGCTATAGAGACAGATGCCAAATTATTTCTGTTTGGGGATGAAAAAAGCAGTTTGTTTTCTGTCCGGCCTGTGCCAGCGAGCCTAGGCAACACACAGCGAGGACCCAGGTACCTGAATGGGCAGAGACTGAGGCTGGAGAGCATTGATGAAGGAATAGTACATGATGGCAATGAAGAAGAGGAAGACCTTGAAGAAATTTGTGCTTAA